In a genomic window of Stakelama saccharophila:
- a CDS encoding DUF3089 domain-containing protein: MARKFLYLIAILVMLALAAAFAYRYFGAEILRRTMVPRVGFESQPETQSSAYADPAMWIARPDKPGNPALWTPDGYEPAGDPPAAVFFIHPTSYLKRTHWNAPLDDKEANSRAALFLRGQASAFNAIGAIWAPRYRQATFGAFLTDEAAANQALDLAYGDVDSAFDQFLREIGPDRPIILAGHSQGALHLSRLLKERIAGTPLADRIVAAYVVGWPVSETADLPAMGLPACQTADQAGCILSWQSFAEPADPSLIFDTFDATRGFTGQPRKDTPVVCTNPLTGGADETASADANLGTLYPSADMKSARIIAGRVPARCTGRGILKIGAPPEVGPYVLPGNNYHVFDYSLFWANVRKDAARRFKAFEAGHH, encoded by the coding sequence TTGGCCCGGAAATTCCTCTACCTGATCGCGATCCTTGTCATGCTCGCCCTCGCCGCCGCCTTTGCCTATCGTTATTTCGGAGCCGAGATTCTCCGCCGGACGATGGTGCCGCGTGTCGGCTTCGAATCGCAGCCGGAGACCCAATCCAGCGCCTATGCCGATCCGGCCATGTGGATCGCGCGCCCGGACAAACCGGGCAATCCCGCCTTGTGGACGCCCGACGGGTATGAACCGGCCGGCGATCCACCGGCGGCCGTGTTCTTCATCCATCCGACCTCGTACCTGAAGCGCACCCACTGGAACGCGCCACTGGACGACAAGGAAGCGAACAGCCGTGCCGCGCTGTTCCTGCGCGGACAGGCGAGCGCCTTCAACGCCATCGGCGCGATCTGGGCACCGCGTTATCGGCAGGCGACATTCGGCGCCTTCCTGACCGACGAGGCGGCCGCGAACCAGGCGCTCGACCTCGCCTATGGCGACGTGGACTCTGCTTTCGACCAGTTCCTGCGGGAAATCGGCCCCGACCGCCCCATCATCCTGGCCGGGCACAGCCAGGGCGCCCTGCACCTGTCGCGCCTGCTGAAGGAGCGGATCGCCGGCACGCCGCTCGCCGACCGTATCGTCGCCGCCTATGTCGTGGGCTGGCCGGTGTCGGAGACGGCCGATCTTCCTGCCATGGGCTTGCCCGCCTGCCAAACGGCGGACCAGGCGGGCTGCATTCTTTCCTGGCAAAGCTTCGCCGAACCTGCCGATCCGTCGCTGATCTTCGACACGTTTGATGCGACGCGGGGATTCACCGGTCAGCCGCGCAAGGACACGCCCGTGGTCTGCACCAATCCGCTGACCGGTGGCGCCGACGAAACGGCATCCGCGGATGCCAATCTCGGCACGCTCTATCCTTCCGCCGATATGAAGTCGGCCCGGATCATTGCGGGCCGGGTTCCGGCGCGGTGTACCGGGCGCGGCATTCTGAAGATCGGCGCCCCGCCGGAAGTCGGCCCTTATGTCCTGCCGGGGAACAACTATCACGTGTTCGACTATTCGCTGTTCTGGGCGAATGTTCGCAAGGATGCGGCGCGCCGGTTCAAGGCGTTCGAAGCGGGACATCACTGA
- the ruvX gene encoding Holliday junction resolvase RuvX yields MITTDAYAFRDVLPLGGRLMGLDVGSKTIGTALCDAGWHFANPAALIRRTKFTRDKAALADLIAGQAVRGLVIGLPLNLDGTDSPRTQSTRAFARNCEDMGPPILLWDERWSTQAVERQMIAEDRSRARRADLVDKMAASYILQGAIDALANVTER; encoded by the coding sequence ATGATCACCACCGATGCGTACGCCTTCCGCGATGTATTGCCGCTCGGCGGCAGATTGATGGGGCTGGATGTCGGCAGCAAGACGATCGGCACGGCTCTTTGTGACGCCGGCTGGCATTTCGCCAATCCCGCCGCCCTTATCCGCCGCACGAAATTCACCAGGGACAAGGCTGCGCTCGCGGACCTGATCGCCGGCCAGGCGGTGCGCGGGCTGGTCATCGGCCTTCCCCTCAACCTCGACGGCACCGATTCGCCTCGCACGCAATCGACACGGGCCTTCGCCCGGAATTGCGAAGACATGGGACCGCCGATCCTGCTCTGGGACGAGCGCTGGTCGACCCAGGCCGTCGAACGGCAAATGATCGCCGAAGATCGCAGCCGCGCACGGCGCGCCGATCTGGTCGACAAGATGGCGGCTTCCTATATCCTGCAAGGCGCGATCGACGCGCTTGCGAACGTCACCGAGCGTTGA
- a CDS encoding DUF4168 domain-containing protein: MKTPIFSAFILAGCTLAAPMAQAQDAAPAAPQTITPAKDVSDTEVDAFASTVVDLQGIQQDGSLQPAAKQKKMIAALQSHGLKPARFNAIAKAAQSDKTLQKRVQSAVVAKAEPAK; this comes from the coding sequence ATGAAGACCCCGATTTTTTCGGCGTTCATTCTTGCGGGCTGCACGCTCGCCGCCCCGATGGCACAGGCGCAGGATGCCGCGCCGGCCGCACCGCAGACGATCACGCCGGCCAAGGATGTGAGCGACACGGAAGTCGATGCTTTCGCCTCGACCGTGGTGGACTTGCAGGGCATCCAGCAAGACGGCTCGTTGCAGCCGGCCGCCAAGCAGAAGAAGATGATCGCCGCGCTGCAATCGCATGGGCTGAAGCCCGCACGCTTCAATGCCATCGCCAAGGCCGCCCAGAGCGACAAGACACTGCAAAAGCGTGTCCAGTCCGCGGTCGTGGCAAAGGCCGAGCCGGCGAAGTAA